The DNA region TGCCCGACGCGATGGAGGGTCCGACCACGGTGTCGGCCCTGATCCACGCCGCGACGATGGTCGCCGCCGGGGTCTACCTCGTCGCCCGCATGTTCGGCTTCTACGCCCAGTCGCCGACGGCGCTCGCGGTCATCGCCTTCACCGGCGGCTTCACCGCGCTCTTCGCCGCGACGATGGGCGTCGTCAAAGACGACATCAAGCAGGTGCTCGCGTACTCGACCATCAGCCAGTACGGCTACATGATGCTCGGACTGGGCGTCGGCGGCTACGTCGCCGGCGTCTTCCACCTGATGAACCACGCCTTCTTCAAGGCGCTCCTCTTCCTCGGCGCCGGGGCCGTCATCGTCCTCATGCACCACGAACAGGACATGTGGAAGATGGGCGGGCTCAAGGACAGAGCCCCGGTCGTCTACTACACGTTCCTCGCGGGCGCGCTCGCGCTTGCGGGCATCGTCCCGTTCTCGGGCTTCTGGTCGAAAGACGAGATCCTCTACGACGCGCTCATCGTCGGCCTCGAGCAACCCGTCTTCCTCGTGGCCTACGCGATGGGGCTGATCGCCGTGTTCTTCACCGGCTTCTACACCTTCCGGATGGTCTTCCTGACCTTTCACGGTGAACCCCGGTCGGACACGGCGCGCAACCCCCACCCGGTCGGGTTGCCGATCAAAATCCCGCTCGCGACGCTGGGCGTGCTGGCGCTGGTCGCCGGCGCCGCCAACCTCGCGCCGATTTACAAGCTCACCGGCGCCGAGATCACGTTCCTCGAGTTCTGGCTCGACGGCGAGTACGGCGGGTTTACCGACCTGACCTACCACCACTACACCGAGATGGTGGCGTTCGAGGAGGGCTACATCGGCTCCGAGACGATTACGCTCTTGCTCGGCGCCGGCCTCTCGCTCGGCCTCGCGCTCGCGGGCGCCGGACTCGCGTACATCCTGTACAACGTGCCTGACCCGGTCCCGCACACCCAGAACCTGGGCAGCGCGCGAACCGTCCTGCGCAGCAACTACTACCAGGACGAGTACCAGGTCTGGCTCGCCGAGAAGTTCACGCTGCCGCTGGCTCGAGCCGCCGACCGGTTCGACCAGACGGTCATCGACGGCGTCGTCAACGGCGTCTCGAGCGTGAGCCTCTTTAGCGGAAGCCGCGTGAAGCGGTTGCAGACCGGTGTCGTGACGAACTACGCGGCACTGATCATCGTCGGGTTCATCGCGTTGCTTGTGGTGCTCGGCGTGCTCGGAGGGTGGTTCGTATGATGATCGAGACGCTACTCGCAGTCACGTTTGCGGGCGCGCTAGTGACGTTCCTCGCGCCCAACCGTATCGCCGGAAAACTAGCCTTCGCGATCAGCCTCGTGCCGGTCGCGCTGTCGGTCTGGCTGTTCACTGCCTTCGATGGCAGCGGGAACGCGTTAGTCGACGGCGGCACGCTCGCGTTCGAATCCCGGACGACCTGGATCGAACTCGGCGCCTACGAGATTTCGTGGTACGTCGGGCTCGACGGTATCAGCCTGCCGCTGGTCGTCCTGACGACGATCCTCTCGACGCTGGCGATCCTGAGCTCCTGGACGCCGATCGACACCCGCCAGTCGCAGTTCTACGGCCTGATCCTGTTCATCGAGGCGAACCTGATCGGCGTCTTCGCCGCGCTGGACTTCTTCGTCTGGTTCATCTTCTGGGAGGCCGTCCTCATCCCGATGTATCTGCTGATCGGGGTCTGGGGCGGTCCACGCCGGAAGTACGCCGCAATCAAGTTCTTCGTCTACACGAACGTCGCCTCTCTGCTGATGTTCGGGGCGTTCATGACGCTCGTCTTCAGTCTCGACGTCTCGTCGTTCGCGCTCACGGAGATTACGCAGGCGATGCTCGCGGGTGGCCCCGAGGGCTTCGCCGGCGTCGCCGGTAGCACGGTCTCCTCGCTGGTGTTCATCGCGATGTTCATCGGCTTCGCCGTGAAGGTTCCCGTGGTGCCGTTCCACACCTGGCTGCCCGACGCTCACGTCGAGGCACCGACGCCGGCGTCGGTGCTCCTGGCGGGCGTCCTGCTGAAGATGGGGACCTACGCCCTGCTCCGGTTCAACTTCACGATGTTCCCCGAACAGGTCGAGATGTACGCGATTCCCATCGCGGCCATCGCCGTCATCAGCGTCATCTACGGCGCGATGTTGGCGCTGGCCCAGACGGACCTCAAGCGCATCGTCGCCTACTCCTCGGTCTCGTCGATGGGCTACGTGATCCTCGGCCTGATCGCGTTCACCCACTTCGGCGTGGGCGGCGCGACCTTCCAGATGGTTTCCCACGGCCTGATCTCGGGCCTGATGTTCATGGCCGTCGGCGTGATCTACAACGCCACCCACACCCGGATGGTCACCGACATGTCCGGGATGGCCGACAAGATGCCCATCGCCGTCGGCATCCTCATCGCCGGCGCGTTCGGCTACATGGGCCTGCCGCTGATGAGCGGCTTCGCGGCGGAGTACTTCATCTTCTTCGGGACCTTCGGTTCCGAGGTACTGACGTACGCACCGCTGTTTACCGGCCTGGCGATGTTCGGCATCGTCATCGTCGCCGGCTACTTGCTGTTCGCGATGCAGCGGACGCTGTTTGGCCCCTTCCGGCTCGAGACCGACTACGAGATCGGTCGCGCGCCGTTCCACGACGTCGCACCGATGTTCGTGTTGCTGGGGCTGATCATCGCCCTCGGCGTCGCACCGGAGTTGATCTTCGACATGATCCTTGACGCAGTCGATCCGATCCTCGAACAGGG from Natronosalvus rutilus includes:
- the nuoL gene encoding NADH-quinone oxidoreductase subunit L codes for the protein METAFDLAPAIVLLPLAAFVVALLFGDYMPKKGALAGIVATAGSLVLSLFVLAGVATGGQRQETYFTWVAGDALSQTGEETIEFTFGILLDPLSALMLVIVTLIAFLVHLFSLGYMNAEGETGLRRYYAELGLFTFSMLAFVVADNLLMAFMFFELVGLCSYLLIGFWFRTESAPSAAKKAFLVTRFGDYFFLIGVVAIGATFGTLAFQGDGSFVAAAEEAISNEETLFGFDAETWVTITGLLVLGGVIGKSAQFPLHTWLPDAMEGPTTVSALIHAATMVAAGVYLVARMFGFYAQSPTALAVIAFTGGFTALFAATMGVVKDDIKQVLAYSTISQYGYMMLGLGVGGYVAGVFHLMNHAFFKALLFLGAGAVIVLMHHEQDMWKMGGLKDRAPVVYYTFLAGALALAGIVPFSGFWSKDEILYDALIVGLEQPVFLVAYAMGLIAVFFTGFYTFRMVFLTFHGEPRSDTARNPHPVGLPIKIPLATLGVLALVAGAANLAPIYKLTGAEITFLEFWLDGEYGGFTDLTYHHYTEMVAFEEGYIGSETITLLLGAGLSLGLALAGAGLAYILYNVPDPVPHTQNLGSARTVLRSNYYQDEYQVWLAEKFTLPLARAADRFDQTVIDGVVNGVSSVSLFSGSRVKRLQTGVVTNYAALIIVGFIALLVVLGVLGGWFV
- a CDS encoding complex I subunit 4 family protein translates to MMIETLLAVTFAGALVTFLAPNRIAGKLAFAISLVPVALSVWLFTAFDGSGNALVDGGTLAFESRTTWIELGAYEISWYVGLDGISLPLVVLTTILSTLAILSSWTPIDTRQSQFYGLILFIEANLIGVFAALDFFVWFIFWEAVLIPMYLLIGVWGGPRRKYAAIKFFVYTNVASLLMFGAFMTLVFSLDVSSFALTEITQAMLAGGPEGFAGVAGSTVSSLVFIAMFIGFAVKVPVVPFHTWLPDAHVEAPTPASVLLAGVLLKMGTYALLRFNFTMFPEQVEMYAIPIAAIAVISVIYGAMLALAQTDLKRIVAYSSVSSMGYVILGLIAFTHFGVGGATFQMVSHGLISGLMFMAVGVIYNATHTRMVTDMSGMADKMPIAVGILIAGAFGYMGLPLMSGFAAEYFIFFGTFGSEVLTYAPLFTGLAMFGIVIVAGYLLFAMQRTLFGPFRLETDYEIGRAPFHDVAPMFVLLGLIIALGVAPELIFDMILDAVDPILEQGGGA